In Cryptomeria japonica chromosome 10, Sugi_1.0, whole genome shotgun sequence, a genomic segment contains:
- the LOC131859177 gene encoding MFS-type transporter clz9-like has translation MRIVEGVDSDRAIMLRPSIVASFYDNLELIYNLNHYGRNRIWNFDETGVQAGRNCGMRVIAKLGQRCVPHLISKSKEWITVLACVSACGFSIPRFYLFKSKRHIRNYIANCELGACMAVQEHAWMTKELFLNWLEHFAHSVPGGVPPSHRALLIFDGHGSHVAFRTIEEARQIGIDLVTLLAHTSHKLQPLDVSVFSPFKNYFKQQRSRWMSKFPHIEIGREELETLASKAFAQALPPANIISGFRRTGIWPLNQNALENDMRPSEAFEVRTEHDAASRDEEPEYMAVEACLQLAGFNEEQIQDFVELHTRTQATVEGTSLTPEIAEAGPPPQTSQPNEGFKNTSTSMSLPTQADIPKWTQDAANYDDETLSMPSLPEIDPADVIHYFTNAVN, from the coding sequence ATGAGAATAGTAGAAGGAGTGGACTCTGATAGGGCTATTATGCTTCGACCTTctattgttgcctctttctatgacaacttggagtTAATTtacaacctcaatcactatggtagGAATCGGATTTGGAATTTTGATGAGACTGGTGTGCAAGCtgggaggaattgtggaatgagagtgatagccaaattgggGCAGAGGTGTGTACCGCACCTAATTTCGAAGAGTAAAGAGTGGATCACTgttttggcatgtgttagtgcatgCGGTTTCAGCATTcctagattttatttgttcaagtCTAAGAGGCATATTCGAAACTACATAGCAAACTGCGAGCTAGGAGCATGCATGgcagtccaagaacatgcatggatgacgAAGGAGCtgttcttaaattggttggaacattttgcaCATTCGGTCCCTGGTGGAGTTCCACCCTCACACAGGGCCCTACTAATCTTTGACGGTCATGGTAGCCATGTAGCCTTCAGgacaattgaagaagcaaggcaGATAGGTATTGATTTGGTGACCCTTCTGGCTCATACAAGCCACAAACTGCAGCCGCTTGATGTCTCTGTTTTCTCACctttcaaaaattatttcaaacaACAAAGGAGTAGATGGATGTCTAAGTTCCCACATattgaaattggaagggaagagttggAAACTCTTGCGAGCAAGGCGTTTGCCCAAGCATTGCCACCGGCCAATATAATCAGTGGCTTCCGTAGGACGGGGATTTGGCCACTTAACCAAAATGCATTAGAGAATGATATGAGaccaagtgaggcatttgaggttAGAACAGAACATGATGCTGCTTCAAGGGATGAAGAACCAGAGTATATGGCAGTGGAAGCGTGCTTGCAATTGGCAGGTTTTAATGAAGAACAGATTCAAGATTTTGTAGAGCTCCATACAAGAACACAAGCAACGgttgagggtacaagtttgacaccaGAAATTGCCGAAGCAGGTCCGCCCCCACAAACCAGCCAGCCAAATGAGGGTTTCAAAAATACATCAACAAGCATGTCTTTGCCAACACAAGCTGACATACCAAAGTGGACCCAAGATGCAGCCAACTATGATGATGAAACGCTTTCCATGCCTAGTCTGCCAGAAATTGATCCAGCAGATGTCATTCATtacttcaccaatgcagtcaactag